The Globicephala melas chromosome 13, mGloMel1.2, whole genome shotgun sequence genome includes a region encoding these proteins:
- the LOC115859266 gene encoding protein POF1B-like: MSSNYWSEMSSSSCGTQQSPEVLQCQPQHYRCYHQSRQAQQPPEKNVVYERVRTYSGSMNKVVEALDPIGSREVCSPLKTASSYQSLLWSDRSQELHSPTVKVTTYPQTTIRQYVVQNPEQEPLPPFLRGGHFFPGNNVIYEKTIRKVEKLNTDPVIIQDDGPEKLDPKYFGELLADLCRKNTNLYHCLLEHLQRIGGSKQDFESTDESEDTESLIPKGLSEFTKQQIRYILQMRGMSDKSLRLVLSTFSNIREELGNLQNDLTSLENDKIRLEKDLAFKETQIKEYEELLASVRANNRQQQQGLQDSTSKCQALEENNLSLRHTLSDIEYKLKELEYCKRNLEQENKNLRVQLSETCTGPMLQAKMAEIGNHYMEMVKSLRMEKDREICKLRTQLNQFQKDVSRREGSCRDFQFKIHELTSLLEEKDSLIKHQSEELSKLRQEIYSSHNQPSSGGRTTITTRKYRSQYPILGLLYDDYEYIPPGSDTQTIVIEKIEDKWTCP, encoded by the coding sequence ATGAGCTCAAACTATTGGAGTGAGATGAGCAGCAGCAGCTGTGGGACTCAGCAATCCCCAGAAGTGCTGCAGTGCCAGCCCCAGCATTACCGCTGCTACCATCAGTCAAGACAAGCCCAGCAGCCTCCAGAAAAAAATGTAGTGTATGAGCGAGTGAGGACCTACAGTGGGTCCATGAACAAGGTGGTTGAGGCCTTGGACCCCATCGGCTCACGGGAAGTGTGCTCCCCTCTCAAAACTGCCTCCTCCTACCAAAGCTTGCTTTGGAGCGACCGTTCCCAGGAACTCCATTCTCCAACAGTGAAAGTCACTACATATCCGCAGACCACTATTAGGCAATATGTAGTACAAAATCCTGAACAGGAACCACTGCCGCCATTCCTAAGAGGAGGCCATTTCTTTCCAGGAAATAATGTTATTTATGAAAAAACCATAAGAAAAGTGGAGAAGCTAAATACGGATCCGGTGATAATTCAGGATGATGGCCCTGAAAAATTGGACCCCAAGTATTTTGGAGAGTTGCTTGCTGATCTATGCCGCAAAAATACAAATCTATATCACTGCTTATTAGAACATTTGCAGAGAATTGGAGGAAGCAAACAGGACTTTGAGTCTACAGATGAGTCAGAAGACACTGAATCGTTGATTCCTAAAGGATTGTCAGAATTTACAAAACAGCAAATTCGCTATATTCTGCAGATGAGGGGTATGTCTGATAAATCACTCCGGCTAGTGCTGTCCACATTCAGCAACATACGGGAGGAGCTTGGAAATCTTCAGAATGACTTGACATCACTGGAAAATGACAAGATAAGACTTGAGAAAGACTTGGCATTCAAAGAAACTCAAATAAAAGAGTATGAAGAACTCTTAGCATCAGTGAGAGCAAATAATCGCCAGCAGCAGCAAGGACTTCAAGACTCAACCTCAAAATGCCAAGCATTGGAAGAAAACAATCTTTCTCTTCGGCATACACTATCAGACATAGAATATAAACTAAAAGAACTGGAATACTGTAAGCGTAATTTAGAGCAAGAGAATAAAAATCTTAGAGTGCAGCTCTCAGAGACTTGCACAGGCCCGATGCTGCAGGCTAAAATGGCTGAGATTGGCAACCATTACATGGAGATGGTAAAAAGCTTAAGAATGGAGAAAGATAGAGAGATCTGCAAACTAAGGACTCAATTAAATCAGTTCCAAAAAGATGTttcaagaagagaaggaagttgCAGAGACTTCCAATTCAAGATTCATGAACTGACAAGCTTGCTGGAAGAGAAGGATTCCCTTATAAAGCATCAATCGGAGGAACTCTCGAAGTTGAGACAAGAAATATATTCATCTCATAACCAACCCTCCAGTGGTGGAAGGACAACTATTACCACTAGAAAGTACAGGTCACAATATCCTATCTTAGGCCTCCTGTATGATGACTATGAATATATACCACCAGGTAGTGACACACAGACTATTGTGATTGAGAAAATAGAAGACAAATGGACTTGTCCGTGA
- the LOC115859208 gene encoding dynactin-associated protein has protein sequence MDVRRAEKAFNGAADIKGNARIEKYFWSSACSTESSRMDRKHGKYVVNIKHSENPAMKENCYNNWSLWKVFLACLLACVITTAIGILIISLMNNRGNYKSSIVFQLSPKSGSL, from the exons ATGGATGTTCGCAGGGCTGAGAAGGCATTCAATGG GGCTGCAGATATAAAGGGCAATGCAcgaattgaaaaatatttttggagttcAGCTTGTAGCACTGAAAGCTCAAGAATGGACAGAAAGCATGGAAAATATGTGGTGAATATTAAACACTCTGAAAACCCAGCA ATGAAAGAAAATTGCTACAATAACTGGTCTCTGTGGAAAGTCTTTTTGGCTTGTCTCTTAGCCTGTGTGATAACGACAGCAATTGGCATACTTATAATAAGCTTGATGAATAATAGGGGAAATTACAAATCTTCCATTGTTTTCCAGCTATCCCCAAAGTCGGGGAGCCTATGA